A region of Subdoligranulum variabile DNA encodes the following proteins:
- a CDS encoding ABC transporter ATP-binding protein, which translates to MDSSPKKQGGSGELMRRFLPYLMKYKGILFFDLFCAALTTLCDIVLPKIMGTLTNAASGQGAALTVQAVLRLAALYFVLRIIDGAASYFMSGIGHIMGVHIETDMRRDAFDHLLRLDHTYYNNTKVGQIMGRITNDLFDVTEFAHHCPEEFFIAFIKIVASFVILCQASIPLTLVVFACVPLMGVVSVCLNLKLRARFRQQRFQIGELNATIEDSLLGQRVVKAFAAEEQEREKFAEGNRAFERIKTLTYHAMAAFNTSTRLFDGLMYLVVILAGGLALVYGAINAGDLVAYVLYVSTLIATIRRIVEFAEQFQRGMTGIERFLEIMDTPVAIADAPDAQPLVVREGGIEFRDVSFEYPDDHNQVLRHVNLRIRPGESLALVGPSGGGKTTLCNLIPRFYDVTGGEILIDGQNVRHVTLHSLRDAIGVVQQDVYLFSGTVAENIAYGKPGATREEIETAAKLAGADGFVRALKDGYDTYVGERGVKLSGGQKQRIAIARVFLKNPPILLLDEATSALDNESEILVGQSLDKLAKGRTTLTIAHRLTTIQNADRILVLGKDGIEEEGTHTELLAKKGIYYRLWNGLVSGQTL; encoded by the coding sequence ATGGATTCTTCCCCCAAGAAACAAGGCGGCAGCGGCGAATTGATGCGCCGGTTCCTGCCCTACCTGATGAAATACAAGGGCATCCTGTTTTTCGATTTATTCTGTGCCGCTCTGACCACCTTGTGCGATATCGTTCTGCCCAAGATCATGGGCACCTTGACCAACGCCGCTTCCGGTCAGGGGGCTGCACTGACTGTACAGGCTGTTCTGCGACTGGCCGCTCTGTATTTCGTGCTGCGCATCATCGACGGCGCCGCCAGCTATTTCATGTCCGGTATCGGGCACATTATGGGCGTGCATATCGAGACCGATATGCGCCGGGATGCCTTCGATCATCTGCTGCGGCTGGACCATACCTACTACAACAACACCAAAGTCGGCCAGATCATGGGACGAATCACCAACGATCTGTTCGATGTAACGGAATTTGCCCATCACTGTCCCGAGGAATTTTTCATCGCCTTTATCAAGATTGTAGCTTCCTTTGTGATTCTCTGTCAGGCCAGCATCCCGCTGACGCTGGTGGTATTCGCCTGTGTTCCGCTGATGGGTGTTGTTTCGGTCTGTCTCAATCTCAAACTGCGGGCCCGGTTCCGGCAGCAGCGCTTTCAGATCGGCGAGCTCAACGCCACCATTGAGGACAGCCTGCTGGGGCAGCGGGTGGTCAAAGCCTTCGCCGCTGAGGAACAGGAGCGGGAAAAATTTGCCGAAGGCAACCGTGCGTTTGAGCGCATCAAAACGCTGACTTACCACGCCATGGCCGCCTTCAACACCTCTACCCGCCTGTTCGACGGCCTGATGTACCTGGTTGTTATCCTGGCCGGCGGTCTTGCCCTGGTCTATGGCGCCATCAACGCCGGCGACCTCGTCGCCTATGTGCTGTATGTTTCCACCCTGATTGCCACCATCCGCCGCATCGTGGAATTTGCCGAGCAATTCCAGCGGGGCATGACCGGCATCGAGCGGTTTCTGGAGATCATGGACACGCCTGTGGCCATTGCCGACGCTCCTGATGCTCAGCCGCTGGTGGTGCGGGAAGGCGGCATCGAATTCCGGGATGTGAGTTTTGAATACCCCGATGACCACAACCAGGTCCTGCGCCATGTAAACCTGCGTATCCGTCCCGGAGAAAGCCTGGCCCTGGTAGGGCCTTCCGGCGGCGGCAAAACGACATTGTGCAACCTGATCCCCCGCTTCTATGATGTAACCGGCGGTGAGATTCTCATTGACGGGCAGAATGTGCGCCATGTCACACTGCACAGCCTGCGGGATGCCATCGGCGTCGTACAGCAGGACGTCTACCTCTTCAGCGGCACCGTAGCCGAAAACATTGCTTATGGCAAGCCCGGCGCCACCCGGGAGGAAATCGAGACCGCTGCCAAACTTGCCGGAGCCGACGGTTTTGTGCGTGCCCTGAAAGACGGGTACGACACCTATGTGGGAGAACGCGGTGTCAAACTCAGCGGCGGTCAGAAACAGCGTATTGCCATTGCGCGGGTCTTTCTGAAAAATCCACCCATTCTTTTGCTGGATGAGGCCACCAGCGCTCTGGACAACGAGAGCGAGATTCTCGTGGGACAAAGCCTGGACAAGCTGGCCAAGGGGCGTACCACACTGACCATCGCCCATCGCCTGACCACCATCCAGAACGCCGACCGCATCCTTGTCCTTGGCAAGGACGGCATCGAGGAGGAAGGGACCCACACCGAACTGCTGGCCAAAAAAGGCATCTATTA